In Bacillus weihaiensis, the genomic stretch ATCCGATATATCACCTATATAAATGATCGTAGAAAGTGAGGGAATGTCATGAAGATAAATAACATGGGTTCAATGGGGATTAACCCATATAAGCGTAACGCAGAAAAAAATGCTCAAGCTTCGTTACCTTCCCAAGGTAAAGAGGATAAAGTAGAGATTTCCTCAAAAGCGATTGATCTTCAGCAAACAAATGAGGTTGTAAAGGCGAGACAGGAAAAGGTTCAAGCCATTAAAACACAGGTTGAAAATGGTACGTATACAATTGATCCAAAAGCAATTGCAAAGGGATTACTTCAATTCTATCAAAAATGAGCGGTAACACACTAATGGAGGGTTATTTATGGTAGCAGAAAATTTAATTCACACGTTAGAAAAGCTTTTACAGCTCCATCAAAATCTCTATCAAGTAGCCCTTCAAAAAACTGATTATTTGAAAGAGAACAACGTCGATAAGCTGAAAGAGCTGTTAAAAAAAGAGCAAATGTTTGTTCAAGCCATCAAACAAGTAGAAGCGGAACGAATTCAATATACAGTCGAATTTCTTGGAACTGAAGATGAGGTTAGCCTATCTGCTTGTATTGATAAGGCAGAAGGTGACAATAAACAAAAACTTGAAGAAATTGCACGTGAGTTTGCGAGCATAATGGACAAGCTAAAGGCCGTTAATCAATTGAATCGAGACTTAACAAATCAGGCACTTCAATTTGTTTCTCTATCGCTAGACATGCTTATGCCACAGCAATCGATCTCTAACTATCAACGTCCGGACGGTAAGGTTTCACAAGCAGGAGACTTAAAAAATAGACAATCTATCTTTGATTCACAAGCATAACGGAGGGAGGAAAAAGATATGACATCAACGTTTTTTGGTTTAGAAATAGCGAAGCGCGGAATGTTCACGCAACAAAGCGCGCTATCAACAACAGCCCATAATATAGCAAACGCGAATACACCAGGATACACACGTCAGCGTGTTAACTTTGTTCAAACAGAAGCCTATCCACCTGTTTCAAAAAATAGCCCCGTTATTCCTGGTCAATTAGGTACTGGAGTAGAGGCTGGAACGGTTGAACGAGTGAGAGAGAGCTTCCTAGATGTTCAATATCGAAATGAAAATAATAAAGTAGGCTATTGGGAGAATCGTGCAAATGCTCTTGAAAAGATGGAAGAAATCATGAACGAGCCTTCTGACACGGGACTTTCCGTGACAATCGATCGTTTTTGGCAGTCATTACAGGATCTGGCAATCAACCCAACAAACGCAGGAGCTCGTTCTGTTGTTCGTGAACGAGGAATTGCGTTAGCAGAAACCTTTAACTACCTATCTACTTCTCTTACATCTATTCAAGGTGACCTGAAGAATGAATTAAATGTATCTGTGAAAGAAATTAATTCACTAGCAAACCAAATCAATAATATTAATAAACAAATCTCTCAGGTAGAGCCTCATGGCTACTTACCAAACGATTTATATGATGAACGTGACCGATTAATCGATCAGCTTTCTTCTTTAGCAAACATCAAAGTGTCAAATACCTCTTCTGGAGGAAATCCACTAGCGGTGGCAGAAGGCTTATCAACTATCCAGTTAGTCGATGACTCTGGAAATGTACTAGGAACACTTGTAGATGGACAAACAAAATCAGTTAATGAATTCAAAGTAGGTTATAACGCGACGAATGGCTTAGTTGAAAATGTCTCACTTGGTGCAGCATCAATTGAGATTATGAATTTTAACAATACTGGGAAGATTAGTAGTTTAATTGATTCATTCGGCTATACGTATGATAATGCTGGAACTCAGATTGAGCAGGGCTTATATCCTGAAATGCTTGCAAAGCTTGATACAATGGCGTTTGAGTTTGCGAAGCAATTTAATACCATTCATCAAGAGGGCTGGAGTGTTGAGGATTATAATTCAGGAACGAAAACACCTGAGGACTTCTTTTCATTTGGTGGGTCATCATTAACAGATGCAAAAGGAGCTTCATCGCTTATCCAAGTATCCGATGCAATTAGATCGTCAACTGATCATATTGCTGCTGCAATGCCTGGTGCAGACGGAACCGTTGCAATCGGAGATAGCTCTAATGCAATTCGATTATCAGAAGTGAAAAATGGAACCTTCCTAATCGGTGGCGAAACAACAACAATCCAAAACTACTATGAAGGTATTATCGGTGGAATGGCCGTTGACACTCAGGAAGCGGAGCGCTTAACAACCAATAGCCAAACACTAAGAGATTCAGTCGATACTCGCAGGCAATCAGTCAGTGCTGTTTCCCTAGACGAAGAAATGACAAATATGATTCAATTCCAGCATGCCTACAACGCATCAGCTCGAATGATCACGATGCAGGACGAGATCCTTGATCGTATCATCAACGGCATGGGGATATCAGGAAGGTAGGTAAGAAAACATGCGCGTAACGCAAAGTATGCTAGCAGCTAATTCACTAAAAAACTTAAGTAAAAGCTACTCCAATATGGGCAAATACCAAGACCAACTAGCAACAGGCAAAAAAATCAATCGACCTTCTGATGACCCAGTTGTTGCGATTAAAGGAATGTTCTATCGTACGAATTTAACTGAAGTTGAACAATATAAGCGTAACTTAAATGAAGGGTATCAGTGGATGGAAAGCTCGGAGCAGGGGATTGAGCATGCGACGCAGGTGACTCAAAGAATTCGTGAGCTTTTGGTACAAGGAAATAATGGTTCGAATAGTACCGAGGATTTAAAGGCGATTGCCGTTGAGATTGGTCAATTGAAAGAGGATTTAGCAGGTGTTGCTAATACTCAGGTGGCCGGAAGATATATCTTTAATGGGACAAAAACAGATAGTAAACCTGTGACGATAAATGGTGATGGAACAATTTCGGTTGCGATGAATACAGAAGCATTCAATGTAGAGGTATCAAAAGGGGTTCAATTAAAGGTTAATATAAATCCTACCAATGTTTTTGGACAAGAATTTTTTAATACATTACAATCGATTGAGGATTCCCTAAACTCAGGGAATATGACAAATGGTGATGAGCTTCTAAGTAAGCTTGATGGTCATTTTGATGTGATGTCCGCAGAACGCTCTGAAATTGGCGCAAGATACAACCGCTTAGAAATGATAGATGCCCGTATTCAAGATCAAGAAATTATTGCGAACCGAATTCTTTCTGAAAATGAGGATGCTGACTTAGAAAGAGTCATTACAGATCTTACGATTCAAGAAAGTATTCATAGAGCTTCTTTAGCGGTTGGATCGAAGGTTATTCAACCAACTCTCATTGATTTTCTAAGATAAACTAATAAAGATATAGGTCTGACGCATACTTGATGAGTCAGACCTTTTTAATAGAACTTTTTATATAGATTTTATAGGGAGTGAGAAGAAATGAATGTCCCGCAAATACGAATGCAAAGTATATCTGCGCAAATTAGTATTCATACTAATAAGGCAGAGCAATCAATCCAGCAACCAAAGGCAGAGTTATCTATTGAGCAGCCGAAAGCAACGTTACATATTGAGACAACCCCTTCCCGCTTAACAATTGATCAAACAGAAGCATGGGCAGATATGGATTTAAAGCATGTATCAAGACGCATACAGGAAGCAGTAGAAAAAGGGAAGCAGGATATTCTAGAAGGAATATCTAGAAGAGTTCAAGAGGGGGAACAATTAAAAAGAATTGAAAATGGAGGGAATCCGATTTCAGAAATCTCTCGAAGTAGAAGTGGGAAGCCACCACAGCCCATTAATATTCGATTTATTCCTTCCACAGGAAGCGTGAAAATTCAATATGAGCCTGCGAAGGTGAATATTGAGGTGCAAGAGAATAAGCCAAAGATTGAAGTTGACATTAATAAACCGATTATTGACTTTACACCAGGTACAGTTGAGGTAGAATTGGAGCGCTACAATGACTTGCAAATTGACTTTGTAGAAGGAAAGAAGGGAATAGAATAGATGAAAATTGAAACAAAATATCATGGAGAGATTACGTTAGAAGAAACATCCATTATGCACTTTCAGAATGGGCTTCCAGGTTTTATAGAAGAAAAGAAATTTGTCCTTCTTCCATTAGATAGTGAATCTCCATTTATGATTTTACAGTCGATTGTAACGAAAGATTTAGGATTTATATTAGTCAATCCATTTCAATTCTTCCATAGCTATGAGTTTGAGCTTTCAGCAGTAGATAAAGAGCTATTAGAGATAAAGGAAGAAAAGGATGTCGCTGTTTGGACTATTTTAACAGTAAAGGATCCATTTGTAGAATCAACAGCAAATCTACAAGCGCCCGTTATTTTTAACATTCGAAACAATGTCGGAAAACAAGTTATCTTAAATCATACGATGTATCAAACGAGGGAAAAACTGTTTCCTGAAAAAATAGAGAAATAGGAGGTGGAAGTATGCTTGTTCTAACAAGAAAATTAAACGAATCGATTCAAATTGGCGAAAATATTGAAATTACAGTGCTATCGGTGAAGGGGGATCAAATTAAGCTTGGAATTAAGGCTCCACAAGATATTGAGGTTCACCGAAAAGAGGTTTATATGTCTATTCAAGAGTCCAACAATGAAGCAGCTTCTATCCTCCCCAATATCATCGACATCTTAAAGAACACATCGAAAAACCTTAAGTAAAAAAACTTGAGGTTTTTTTCTTTTTTCTACAAAAACTATAAAACTATCTTAAAGCCTGTCGATATATATAGTAAGAGGTTGAACAAGTGGCGGCCGACA encodes the following:
- a CDS encoding DUF6470 family protein; translation: MNVPQIRMQSISAQISIHTNKAEQSIQQPKAELSIEQPKATLHIETTPSRLTIDQTEAWADMDLKHVSRRIQEAVEKGKQDILEGISRRVQEGEQLKRIENGGNPISEISRSRSGKPPQPINIRFIPSTGSVKIQYEPAKVNIEVQENKPKIEVDINKPIIDFTPGTVEVELERYNDLQIDFVEGKKGIE
- a CDS encoding flagellar protein FlgN; protein product: MVAENLIHTLEKLLQLHQNLYQVALQKTDYLKENNVDKLKELLKKEQMFVQAIKQVEAERIQYTVEFLGTEDEVSLSACIDKAEGDNKQKLEEIAREFASIMDKLKAVNQLNRDLTNQALQFVSLSLDMLMPQQSISNYQRPDGKVSQAGDLKNRQSIFDSQA
- the flgM gene encoding flagellar biosynthesis anti-sigma factor FlgM, whose translation is MKINNMGSMGINPYKRNAEKNAQASLPSQGKEDKVEISSKAIDLQQTNEVVKARQEKVQAIKTQVENGTYTIDPKAIAKGLLQFYQK
- the flgK gene encoding flagellar hook-associated protein FlgK, which translates into the protein MTSTFFGLEIAKRGMFTQQSALSTTAHNIANANTPGYTRQRVNFVQTEAYPPVSKNSPVIPGQLGTGVEAGTVERVRESFLDVQYRNENNKVGYWENRANALEKMEEIMNEPSDTGLSVTIDRFWQSLQDLAINPTNAGARSVVRERGIALAETFNYLSTSLTSIQGDLKNELNVSVKEINSLANQINNINKQISQVEPHGYLPNDLYDERDRLIDQLSSLANIKVSNTSSGGNPLAVAEGLSTIQLVDDSGNVLGTLVDGQTKSVNEFKVGYNATNGLVENVSLGAASIEIMNFNNTGKISSLIDSFGYTYDNAGTQIEQGLYPEMLAKLDTMAFEFAKQFNTIHQEGWSVEDYNSGTKTPEDFFSFGGSSLTDAKGASSLIQVSDAIRSSTDHIAAAMPGADGTVAIGDSSNAIRLSEVKNGTFLIGGETTTIQNYYEGIIGGMAVDTQEAERLTTNSQTLRDSVDTRRQSVSAVSLDEEMTNMIQFQHAYNASARMITMQDEILDRIINGMGISGR
- the fliW gene encoding flagellar assembly protein FliW; the encoded protein is MKIETKYHGEITLEETSIMHFQNGLPGFIEEKKFVLLPLDSESPFMILQSIVTKDLGFILVNPFQFFHSYEFELSAVDKELLEIKEEKDVAVWTILTVKDPFVESTANLQAPVIFNIRNNVGKQVILNHTMYQTREKLFPEKIEK
- the csrA gene encoding carbon storage regulator CsrA, translating into MLVLTRKLNESIQIGENIEITVLSVKGDQIKLGIKAPQDIEVHRKEVYMSIQESNNEAASILPNIIDILKNTSKNLK
- the flgL gene encoding flagellar hook-associated protein FlgL, yielding MRVTQSMLAANSLKNLSKSYSNMGKYQDQLATGKKINRPSDDPVVAIKGMFYRTNLTEVEQYKRNLNEGYQWMESSEQGIEHATQVTQRIRELLVQGNNGSNSTEDLKAIAVEIGQLKEDLAGVANTQVAGRYIFNGTKTDSKPVTINGDGTISVAMNTEAFNVEVSKGVQLKVNINPTNVFGQEFFNTLQSIEDSLNSGNMTNGDELLSKLDGHFDVMSAERSEIGARYNRLEMIDARIQDQEIIANRILSENEDADLERVITDLTIQESIHRASLAVGSKVIQPTLIDFLR